ATGAAGAGATCGTTTCTAAATTATCTGCATTTCTGCCTTGATTACAATTTCATAAAAAGAGAAACCGTCAATGATTCCGTGTACTATACCATTACGGAAAAGGGTAGAATCATGCTTGGGTTGTTTTTGCAGAAAAGTAATTAGAGACGCAAAAAACCTAAAAAACAATTGGTAAGAAAAATTCTGGATGAGTCAGTCCACGAAATAAAAAAAACCCTGGTAAAAAGCCCGATAATATTTGCAGGCTTTGTAGGCCCAGGTCTTGCAGGCCCGCTTGCCGTCGGACATATGATAGAAAAATTGAAAATGTTAGAAGTTGGATATTTGCGATCAAAATATCTGCCACCAGCTACTGTCTTCATTCAGGGGAGATTGCGACACCCGTTTCGATTTTACTCTAACAGAAAAGGAAACATTTGCTGTGTAATATGCGAGGTTCCACTAAAGGCAGAAGGCCTGTATAATATCGCATCCATAATTTTGGACTGGGCTCAGACAAAGGGATGTAGAGAACTCGTGATATTGGATGGGGTTGCATCTGAAGAGCACGATTCCAAGACGTTTTGTGCGGCAGAAGAAGACTTGTGCCGAATAATGCAGGACAAGGAAATATCGATGATTTCTCAGGGCTTTATCTCTGGCATTCCTGGCAGCATTCTAAACGAATGCATTATCCGCAAAATACGCGCAATTACTCTACTAGTCAAGGCAAGTCACGCCCATCCTGACCCGCTAGCTGCTGCCACCCTGATTGACTCTGTGAATAAAGTCTATGGCACGGTTATTGATACTGTAGACCTTAGAAAGCAAAAGGAGAAAATCGGAACAGAATTTCACGAGATGTCTGAAAAATATAAGGAGCACAGACAGGCGGATTCTGGAATGTATATGTAGAGAGGCCCAAGATACAACACCATGATAACCTACAAGTCCACAGGAGTTGACGTTTCTAAAATCAAGAAAAGCCAATCGGCAATCGGAAAAATAATTGCATCAACTCACTCTGGAATTGTAAAATCTGGATTTGGTCACTATGCTGGCCTTGTTGGGATTCACGGCGGAAAATACCTGGCAACGCACACAGACGGTGTTGGGACTAAGGTATTGATTGCAAATTTGCTAAAAAAATACGACACCATTGGTATAGACTGTGTCGCAATGAACGTCAATGATATTATTTGCATTGGTGCAAAGCCGGTATCATTTGTTGACTATATTGCCGCAAACCGCAACAACGAGTCCGTGTTTAAGGAAATCGCAAAAGGATTAGCTTCTGGCGCAAAAAAATCCGGCGTTCCAATTGTCGGCGGCGAAACCGCAATCATGCCGGATTTATTTGAGGAACAGAAATTTGCGTTTGACCTGGCAGGAATGGTTGCAGGTCTAGTCGACAAAACTAAGATAATACTTGGAAACAAGATCATGTCAGGTGACGCAATAATCGGAATTGCGAGCACTGGAATCCATTCCAATGGCTATTCACTGGCAAGAAAGGCCCTGCTGAAAAAATATTCAGTTTCTGACAATGTCAGGGGAGTGGGCAAAATTGGCCATGCAATGCTGACGCCAACAGAGATCTATGTCAAGCCCGTTTTGGATATCATATCAAGCTGTCAAGTGCACGGTCTAGCAAACATCACAGGTGGCGCATTTACCAAGCTTTTGAGGCTAAAAAAGACTGGATTTGTGCTTGACATGATGCCAGAGCCGCCAAAGATAATGGAGCTAATAGAAAATCTTGGAGTGTCATACGAGGAAATGTACAAGACATTCAACATGGGGGTGGGATTCTGCATCATAGCGCCAAAAAACCAGGTAAACAAGATAATGTCGATTTGCAAAAAGCACAGACTAGTATCATATGAGATTGGCCACATTTCTGCAAAAGTCGGCGTCTTTTTGGACAACAAAAAGCTGGCATAGCGTCAGATGTGTAATCATTTTTAATCTTGTATATTTTAATTAATTAAGGGAAAATGGAATCGCATTTTGTTCAGGTTATTATTTCTGTGTGTGTTTTGCTTTTTGCCGCCAAGCTCATGGCGGAATTATTTGTCAGGATACGACTACCAATAGTACTTGGAGAGTTGCTTGCAGGAATGATAGTAGGGCCGTTTGCAATCGGCGCATTTTTGGTTTTCCAGGGGGAACAACTATTCGTACTCACGGAGGAGGTAAAAATTCTGGGCGAAATTGGTGCAATTGTGATTTTGTTCATGGCCGGTCTGGAGATGACCCCAAAGGAATTCATCCGAGGTGGCAAGGCGTCATTTACCGTCGGAACGTTAGGTGTTGTGGTTCCGTTCTTTGTAGGGTTTTTGGTATTCCAGTTCTTTGGCTTTAATGCATTACAAGCAATGCTGGTGGCAACTGCACTCACCGCAACAAGTATTGCAATTTCGGTCCAGGTGCTAAGCGAGTTTGGTAAGCTAAAAACTCCCGAAGCCCGACTTATCATAGGAGCTGCTGTAATTGACGATATTTTGGCAATTGCGGTATTGTCTGTTGTGACATCAATTGGAGGAAGTGGAACCGAAGTGGACATCACCGATGCCGTCTTTACAATATTCAAGGTCCTGGCGTTCTTTGCAGCCATGGCAATTGCCGCAATATTTCTGGTTCCCCGCATGGTCAACTCGGAAATGTGGAAGGCAAGCGGAAGCATAGAAGGAATCGTGACTGCAGCGTTCTTTGGTGCTGCGGGCATTGCTGCATGGATTGGCCTCTCGCCGATTTTAGGTTCGTTTGTTGTAGGCATGGCGCTATCCACTACGAAAGTCTTTGAGAGAGTTGAGCACTATATTGGAAAACTGGGTCTGATATTTGCGCCATTGTTCTTTGCAATAATCGGTGCCCAAGTTGATTTCCGTGGAATAAATTCAGAGGTAATGTTAATTGCAGCAGTAATAATCGGTGTTGCAATTGCTACCAAGCTGTTGGGATGCGGTCTGCCCGCAATGCTGTTTTTGAAAAATAAGGCCCAGTCAAGGCGGGTCGGAATTGCGATGATTTCCAGAGGAGAGGTTGGCCTCATCGTTGCAGGCGTTGGCCTGTCCAGTGGTGTATTGATGCCAAACATCTACACCACTATCGTAGTTATGGTGGCAGTAACGTCGCTAATTACACCGATTTGGCTCAAGTTGGAATATCGAAAAGACATACAGCAAAGTACTGGTACTCAGAATTAGATCGCCTATTATTGACAGATATTAAATTAGAGTGGTCAAGTCTCTCAATAATTGGCTGATGAAAACTTTGTAGACATGTGCGCCGTCTGCAACCAAGGCGTTCCAAAAGTAACCATGGTTTACCAGAAGGGTCGAGTCTTTCATCCGCAGTGCTTTGAGTCCCAGGGAAGCGCATTTCCGGTAATAGACCTAGACTTGGCTCAACTATCTGCCAAAACCCGAATCGAGCTGGTGCAGATGAAAAACCTCAAGGTAAGATTAGATGATGGATCGCTATCGCCACCCAAGCCTGCAAATAAGAAGCCATCCAAGAAAGCCAAGAAAAAGACAAAGAAGGTAAAGAAAACCAAATCAAAGAAATCCAAGCCAAAGCGCTCAACAGCAAAAAGTTCCAGGAAACTAGCCTCGAACAGACGACGCTAGTTATAAGAAATTTAAGGCCAGATTCGCATTTTCAAGACAATGCCCAGCGCAATATTTTCACAAGCCTGCGTAGAGATTTCGCAAAACCTGCTCTCAATACAGGATGCTACAAAGGACCAGATCAAATCACAAATAAAAAGAATCTGCACAAAATATGCGCTGGAGAGAATCCCAAAGAACCACGAAATTTTATCAACGGTTTCCGGAAATGATTACATCAAACTCCAAAAAGTATTGCTAAAAAAACCAGTCAAGACAGCATCTGGTGTTGCAGTAATTGCATTAATGCCAAAGCCATATGCATGTCCGCACGGCAGGTGCACATATTGCCCTGGTGGAATTGAATTTAATTCTCCAAATTCCTATACCGGCAATGAGCCATCAACTATTAATGCAATTGAAAACCAGTATGATCCAAAAAAACAGATTACAAACAAGCTTGACAAGTTGGTAGCATACGGCCACGATCCATCCAAGATGGAATTGGTTATTGTAGGTGGCACATTTCTTTTCATGCCAAAGGACTATCAGACAAATTTCATAAAATCATGCTATGATGCTCTAAATGGATTTGACTCTGCAACGCTGGAGGAGGCAAAGCAGGCAAACGAAAAAGCGCAAATTCGTAATGTCGGGTTTACCATAGAGACCAAGCCGGACTATTGCAAGGAAGAACATGTCGACATGATGCTGGACTATGGCGTCACCAGAATTGAAATTGGCGTGCAGAGCCTGCAGGAATCTGTGTATAAAATTGTCAACCGTGGTCATACATATTCTGATGTTGTAGAATCGTTCCAGATTTCAAAGGATGCAGGTTACAAGATAGTAGCTCATATGATGCCAGGTCTGCCCACAGTCAGCCCAGAAGTTGACATTGCGGATTTTAAGAAACTCTTCTTAGATGATTCGCTAAAGCCAGACATGCTCAAGATTTACCCGTCATTGGTGTTGCAGCACACGCCAATGTACCAGGACTATCTTCAGGGAAAATACACGCCATACTCCGATGAGGACATGATTCACGTACTAATGGAACTTAAGAAAAACATACCAAGGTGGGTAAGAATAATGCGGGTCCAGCGAGAGATTGGCCCAAATGAAATCATTGCTGGTCCAAAATCAGGCAACCTGAGGCAAATAGTGCTTGAGAGACTCAAAAAGCACGGCATGTCCTGCAAGTGCATTCGATGTCGTGAAGTTGGATTTACTACACAGCCACAACAGGAGGCCAGGCTCCAACGGGAAGACTATACCTCATCCGGCGGAGAAGAAGTGTTTTTGTCATATGATGATTCACTAGACAGAATCTACGGATTTTTGAGATTGCGTAAGCCAAGCCCCAAGGCCCACAGAAAAGAAATATCGCGAGACTTTTGTATTGTGCGGGAGCTGCACGTATATGGAAAATCACTCAAAATAGGAGAGCGAGAAAACGGACAGATACAGCACTCTGGTCTTGGAAAGAACCTGATGAGTGAGGCAGAAAAGATCGCGCGCGAAGAGTTTGATGCCAAAAAACTCTTGGTAATATCCGCAGTCGGCACCCGGGAATATTATAGAAAAATTGGATACACTTCGGATGGCCCATATATGGCAAAAAAACTAGAGTGAGTGACTTGTCAGAGGAAGAAAAAATAATCATTGGCAGGGGAACCTGGATTGACAAGCTCGCATCAGAGATGATAGAGCGGGAAAAACAGTTGGGGCGAGAAACAAAACTCCTCAAAGTGGAATCAGGCCTTGGTGCGTCCGGCATTCCGCACATCGGAAGTCTGGGTGATGCAGTTCGAGCCTATGGGGTGAAGCTTGCACTGGAAAATCTAGGTTACAAGTCTGATTTGATAGCATATTCCGATGATCTAGATGGCCTCAGAAAGATTCCAGAGGGCTTGCCAGATACACTATCAGAGCACATTGCAAAGCCAGTGTCACTTATTCCGGATCCGTTTGGGTGCCATGACTCTTATGGAATGCACATGAGTAGTATTCTGCTTGATGGGTTGGACAAATTAGGAATAAAGTATAATTTCATTCGGGCTCGAGACGCTTACAAAAACGGCCTGCTTCGCGACCAAATCCATACAATTCTGATCAATTCTGAGAAAATAGGAAATAAGATAGCAGAACTGGTAGGACAGGAAAAGTACCAGAAATTTTTGCCGTACTATCCGGTTTGCGCAAAATGTAACAGGTTATACACTGCACAATCATACGAGTATGACCAGGAAAGAAGGGTTGTAAAATACAGATGTGTCGGAGCTGAAATAGGATCAAAAATGCTCAAGGGTTGCGGCCATGAGGGAGAAGCAGACATTTCAAAGGACTTGGGTAAGCTTGCATGGAAGGTAGAGTTTGCCGCAAGATGGCATGCATTTGACATCAGGTTTGAGGCATATGGAAAAGACATTATGGATTCAGTCAAGGTAAACGACTGGGTATCTGAGGAAGTGCTAGGCCATCCGCCACCGCACCACGTAAAATATGAAATGTTTTTGGACAAGGGCGGTAAGAAGATATCAAAATCTGCAGGAAATGTCGTCACATCACAGAAATGGTTCAGGTACGGAACACCAAAGTCCATGTTACTATTACTATACAAGAGAATCACAGGTGCACGAGAGCTAGGCTTTGAGGACATTCCAGCATTAATGGATGAATACAATGAGATAGAGGACATTTATTTTGGAAAGATGAAACTTGACAATGAGGCAAAGTTACTTAAGACCAGAGGACTGTACGAGTACACAAATTTGCTAAATCCGCCAAAGACTCCTCCAATGCATGTCAATTTCAGGCTGCTAATAGAATTGTGTAGAATCTTCAAGGATGACAGGATAGGACTGGTGACAAAAAAGCTCATCGACTATGGCTCTATCAAAAACTCCGAGCCCCACATTGAGCAGTTAATAGAGCTTGCAGGAAATTACGCTGACGACTTTGAGGATGAAGAGTCTGTAAAAATTGAAATCAATCTTGAAACCAAGGCGGCTCTGTCCAAACTTGTCACAATATTAGAATTAGACCAGGATCCTGAAGACTTGCAGAACACAATTTATAACATTGCCAAAGAGAACAATGTCCAGCCAAAGGACTTTTTCATGATATTA
The genomic region above belongs to Nitrososphaerota archaeon and contains:
- a CDS encoding proteasome assembly chaperone family protein, coding for MVRKILDESVHEIKKTLVKSPIIFAGFVGPGLAGPLAVGHMIEKLKMLEVGYLRSKYLPPATVFIQGRLRHPFRFYSNRKGNICCVICEVPLKAEGLYNIASIILDWAQTKGCRELVILDGVASEEHDSKTFCAAEEDLCRIMQDKEISMISQGFISGIPGSILNECIIRKIRAITLLVKASHAHPDPLAAATLIDSVNKVYGTVIDTVDLRKQKEKIGTEFHEMSEKYKEHRQADSGMYM
- a CDS encoding phosphoribosylformylglycinamidine cyclo-ligase, encoding MITYKSTGVDVSKIKKSQSAIGKIIASTHSGIVKSGFGHYAGLVGIHGGKYLATHTDGVGTKVLIANLLKKYDTIGIDCVAMNVNDIICIGAKPVSFVDYIAANRNNESVFKEIAKGLASGAKKSGVPIVGGETAIMPDLFEEQKFAFDLAGMVAGLVDKTKIILGNKIMSGDAIIGIASTGIHSNGYSLARKALLKKYSVSDNVRGVGKIGHAMLTPTEIYVKPVLDIISSCQVHGLANITGGAFTKLLRLKKTGFVLDMMPEPPKIMELIENLGVSYEEMYKTFNMGVGFCIIAPKNQVNKIMSICKKHRLVSYEIGHISAKVGVFLDNKKLA
- a CDS encoding cation:proton antiporter encodes the protein MESHFVQVIISVCVLLFAAKLMAELFVRIRLPIVLGELLAGMIVGPFAIGAFLVFQGEQLFVLTEEVKILGEIGAIVILFMAGLEMTPKEFIRGGKASFTVGTLGVVVPFFVGFLVFQFFGFNALQAMLVATALTATSIAISVQVLSEFGKLKTPEARLIIGAAVIDDILAIAVLSVVTSIGGSGTEVDITDAVFTIFKVLAFFAAMAIAAIFLVPRMVNSEMWKASGSIEGIVTAAFFGAAGIAAWIGLSPILGSFVVGMALSTTKVFERVEHYIGKLGLIFAPLFFAIIGAQVDFRGINSEVMLIAAVIIGVAIATKLLGCGLPAMLFLKNKAQSRRVGIAMISRGEVGLIVAGVGLSSGVLMPNIYTTIVVMVAVTSLITPIWLKLEYRKDIQQSTGTQN
- a CDS encoding tRNA uridine(34) 5-carboxymethylaminomethyl modification radical SAM/GNAT enzyme Elp3; the encoded protein is MPSAIFSQACVEISQNLLSIQDATKDQIKSQIKRICTKYALERIPKNHEILSTVSGNDYIKLQKVLLKKPVKTASGVAVIALMPKPYACPHGRCTYCPGGIEFNSPNSYTGNEPSTINAIENQYDPKKQITNKLDKLVAYGHDPSKMELVIVGGTFLFMPKDYQTNFIKSCYDALNGFDSATLEEAKQANEKAQIRNVGFTIETKPDYCKEEHVDMMLDYGVTRIEIGVQSLQESVYKIVNRGHTYSDVVESFQISKDAGYKIVAHMMPGLPTVSPEVDIADFKKLFLDDSLKPDMLKIYPSLVLQHTPMYQDYLQGKYTPYSDEDMIHVLMELKKNIPRWVRIMRVQREIGPNEIIAGPKSGNLRQIVLERLKKHGMSCKCIRCREVGFTTQPQQEARLQREDYTSSGGEEVFLSYDDSLDRIYGFLRLRKPSPKAHRKEISRDFCIVRELHVYGKSLKIGERENGQIQHSGLGKNLMSEAEKIAREEFDAKKLLVISAVGTREYYRKIGYTSDGPYMAKKLE
- the lysS gene encoding lysine--tRNA ligase, which gives rise to MSEEEKIIIGRGTWIDKLASEMIEREKQLGRETKLLKVESGLGASGIPHIGSLGDAVRAYGVKLALENLGYKSDLIAYSDDLDGLRKIPEGLPDTLSEHIAKPVSLIPDPFGCHDSYGMHMSSILLDGLDKLGIKYNFIRARDAYKNGLLRDQIHTILINSEKIGNKIAELVGQEKYQKFLPYYPVCAKCNRLYTAQSYEYDQERRVVKYRCVGAEIGSKMLKGCGHEGEADISKDLGKLAWKVEFAARWHAFDIRFEAYGKDIMDSVKVNDWVSEEVLGHPPPHHVKYEMFLDKGGKKISKSAGNVVTSQKWFRYGTPKSMLLLLYKRITGARELGFEDIPALMDEYNEIEDIYFGKMKLDNEAKLLKTRGLYEYTNLLNPPKTPPMHVNFRLLIELCRIFKDDRIGLVTKKLIDYGSIKNSEPHIEQLIELAGNYADDFEDEESVKIEINLETKAALSKLVTILELDQDPEDLQNTIYNIAKENNVQPKDFFMILYQIIINASRGPKIGPFIMDIGRKKVAQTISKHI